ATCCCTTTTGTGTGGTTCATAAATCCGAAAAATGCAATTAAGAAGTCTTCGTGTACGGCTCCGGCTTTCTTACGACGGCGTACAGGTTTAATTATTGGGTTATCAACGATGTTCGTGCCGATGCGAATCATGGTTTTATGCGGGATATCAGCCAATTCTTGGAAATCTTCTTCGTTGGTGAGGATGCATCCTGCGGCAGTTCGCGCCAGATGGCGCACAATCCATGGACGCAGGGGACCCGCCTTTGGGAATAGATAAGGGAAGCGCAGATCATGAAATGTAATCACAATTGGCCGACCCATCAGAGTGGGTAAGAAATGAATCCAGGGCGACATATCATAGGCTGCGGTCTGGTATTGCAGGTTAATCACATCAAGCTGGTTATCTCCGGCCCAGGCGTTCAGCTTGCGGACAGTTCCCAAGCCCCAATGATGGCAGGTTGTTATAGGTAGTGACTCCTGCTGTTGCATAGCTTTATCGCTGGTGAAGATGAAAACGTCGTGCCCAGACTGTGCAAGATATTTAGCCAGGATATGCGTGAAGGCCCCGACCCCACCTTGCATAGGGGGATATTCGCCCGTAACCAGTCCAATTCGCATCGCAATTTATAGCCCAGAACGCAAAACTTCACGATAAGCCGCAATGCGGTCGCGACGCATATCTGGCTTGTGGCCAAGTGCCTGTTTTAAGCGTTCGATGAAGATTTGCCAACGATAGTTCAATTTGAGGAAGAAGCGTAAGAAAGCTGCAAATGCTTTGCCATGGTATTTTTCAAAGTAGCGGATTTTACTCTTCTGGAAGTAGATATGTTTCCAGGCGCCGGCTTGATCGCTGCTTTTACCCCCATGATGAATGATTTGTGCTGTTCCTAAGTAGACGACACGCCAGCCAGCATCTTTAGCTCGATGGCACCAATCCATTTCTTCGCTATACATCGTGTAGCCTTCATCCAAGCCACCTGTTTGTTCATAGACTTCGCGTCGGACCATCATGGCTGAGCCTTGCACCCAATCGACATCAAATGTCCCGGTGTCGTCTTGGTCCACAACGTAGTAATGGTTGAGCATGGATTTTGGCGTATAAGGTTGCAGCCAGGTACTTTCGAAGAAGGCCAGCATCCGTGTTGGGAATCGTCTGCGAGTTGATTGTGTCGTGCCATCACTATTGAGCGTGTGCGGCCCAACGATACCAACCTGTGGGTTAGTATCCATATAGGCGATTATTTCTTGCAGCGCGTGATCGATCACTTCTGTATCCGGGTTCAGGAGCAGGAGATAGTGCCCCTTAGCTGCTTGTAAGCCTATGTTATTGGCGCGTGTAAAGCCAATATTCTCTGACTGAGCCAGCAGCTGGACCTGTGGGTAAGATTGTTGGACCATCTCGACGGTGCCGTCTGTGCTGCCTGAATCAACGATGATGATTTCTGCGGATGGTTGCGCATCTTGAGCCAAGATGCCGCTTTGTTCGATGCTGTTCAGGCATTGGGCGAGCAGGTCTTTGACGTTCCAACTGACGATAATGATCGATAGTTCCATAAGGATGTACCTACCAGGCGGATAGAATGCCAGATAATGCAGAGATTACCTGACATTGACATCTGGGCATAGGGTGAAGCTCCCTGCGAAATGGCTTAAGTCGAGGGTAAGTTGAACAGACGTTCCGCATTTTCTGTTGTGATGGAGGCCATCTCTTCTGTTGTGATGCGGTGCAATGACGCTAACCGTTCCACCATGTAGGGTATATAAGAAGGCTCGTTGCGTTTACCCCGGTAGGGATGCGGCGTCAGGAAGGGGCCGTCTGTCTCCACCAAAATACGATCTAGTGGCACTCTGGCAGCAATTGAACGGAGTTCGTCGGCTTTTTTGAATGTAATAGGCCCCGTAAAACCGAGATAAAAGCCTGCTTCCAGCGCCCTGTCTGCGATCTCCGGCGGTGCACTGAAAGAATGCAGTACACCGGGCCGTGCTTGGAGTGACGCTGGTAGCATCGGTATCCAAGCTTCCAACACGTCCATGATATCTTCGCTGGATTCCCGGTTGTGGATTATCACAGGGAGTTCTCGCTGAGCCGCGAGCGTGAGTTGTGCCTCTAACGCGGCGTGTTGACGATCCTTTGGACTATCATCCCAGTGATAATCAAGGCCAATTTCGCCAATCGCGACGACCTTCGCCTGGTGCGAAAAGTCGTCTACGGCTTGTAGAGTGGCCTCGTTAAAGTTGGCTGTGTCATTGGGGTGTACCCCCACAGCCGCATAGATGCCCTCATGAGCATGTGCCAGATTCAACACATCCTGGCAAGTCGTTGTCTCAATTGATGGGATAATGATGCGATCTACGCCTGCTTCTTGGGCACGAGCGAGAATCTCATCACGGTCTGTATCGTAGGATTCAAAGTTTAGGTGGCAGTGTGTATCAATCATAAAACGTGCTGTATCCGCTAGGTTATGACTATGCTTTAACAGTAAAGCCTCGATGCTGCGGGTCTTTTTGCAGTCGCGCAATATCAGCCTCGACCATCATCTGGATGAGTGCTTCAAAGCTAACTTCTGGCTCCCAGCCTAGTTTAGTATAAGCTTTAGCCGGGTCCCCAACCAACAAATCAACTTCTGCTGGGCGCATAAAACGCTCATCTTGCACGGTATAGTCTTGCCAATCTAAGTCGACAGTTGAGAAGGCGACTTCTAGCAGGCGTTGCACAGAATGTGTTTTGCCTGTGGCGACGACATAATCATCAGGCTCATCCTGTTGTAGCATCATCCACATAGCCTGGACGTAATCCCCTGCGAAGCCCCAGTCACGCTGGGCATCGAGGTTGCCAACACGCAGTTCGTTGCTCAGCCCTAATTTAATTTTGGCGACATTGAAGCTCACTTTACGGGTGACGAATTCCAGGCCACGGCGGGGGGACTCATGGTTGAATAGAATGCCGCTGCATGCGAAAAGATCATAACTTTCACGATAGTTCACAGTGATCCAATGCCCATAGACTTTGGCGACGCCATAGGGGCTGCGCGGGTAGAAAGGGGTTTCTTCGCTCTGAGGCACTTCTCGCACTTTACCGAACATCTCGCTGCTGGATGCCTGATAGAAGCGCGTATCCGGCTTAACGGTATGGATGGCATCGAGTATCCGCGTGACGCCCAGAGCGGTGATCTCGCCTGTAAAGACGGGCTGATTCCACGAAGTGGGTACGAAGCTTTGTGCACCCAGATTATACACTTCGTCCGGTTGGATGGCCCGGATGGCGGAGTTAAGGCTGGTCTGGTCGCTCAGATCACCCTGGATGAGGTTGAGATCATCCTGAATATGTTGGATGCGCTCGTAATAGACTGTGCTGGTACGGCGTACCATACCGTAGACGTCGTAACCTTTTTCTAGCAGGAATTCCGCCAGATAAGAGCCATCTTGTCCAGTAATGCCTGTAATCAGGGCTTTTTTTGTCATGTTGTCGTCCTCCTGTTATGACAGTGCGCGCACTCGCTGTCGGCAGTCGTCGAGTAAATCGCGCAGAGATTGTTCAAAGGTGATGTCTGGCTGCCAGCCCGTATCCTGCTGCAGGCGGCTATAATCGCCGCGTACTTCTGGGATATCTACCGGGCGCAGCTTATCCGGATCTGTCACCACCTCGATTGCTGTGTCACTAAAGCTCAACAGTGTATCCAGCAAATGCTGAATCGAATAGGCATTATTTGAAGCAATATTATAGGCTGTACCGGCCTGGCCCTTTTTCATCAGGGCGACATACGCCTTGGCGACATCTCGCACATCCGTAAAATCGCGTGCAGCACTGAGGTTGCCCACTTTCATGATAGGTGCTTGCTGGTTGGCTTCGATACGCGCGATTTGTAGTGCAAAATCTGGCGCGACGAAGGTTTCTCCCTGGCCCGGCCCTAAATGATTGAAGGCCCGTGCCCGGATGATAGGCATCTGGTACATCAAGAAATATTGCAGCCCCATCATATCCTGTGTGATTTTGCTCAGGCTATACGTATTCGTTGGCCTGAAATCTGCTGCTTCGTCGAGCGGCTGTTCTTCGGGAGTTGTCGGCCCATAGATGGTGGCTGAACTGCTGACGACAATGCGAGGTGATGCCGGGAGGGTGCGGCATGCTTCTAAGAGATTGAGTTGGATGTGAATATTAGCTTCTAACGTCGGCCATGGCTCTTTAAAAGATGCCGCTGAAGAGGCCATGGCAGCAAGGTGATAGATTTCATCGGGTTGAACTGTATTGATAAGTTCTTGAACCACGTCGGCTTGGCGTAAATCAACTTGATGATACTGAATACCGTCGGCGGGTGGGATATCTGATACGTTGTAACTGGTGCCATGGAGGACAACATCGGGATCAACTTGTTTTAGATAGGTGCTGAGGTGCTGGCCGACGAAGCCGGTCGCCCCGGTAATGAGGACTCGCACGTTGAACAAATCCAGTCTGTTTGGTGATCAATGATAGGCCGAACAAGAATAAATCTTGTTAACGAGCATGGTAGATAAGCGTTGTACGGATAGCAACAGCATATAATTTGCTTTGGCCCATTATAGCCAAATGCAGAGCATTGCCTATCGCTGATAGGGCACTAACAACATGGTCGTCTGGCTTGTGATGCTGTTATTTATCGCGACGACTTCATAGAGTCGATTGTTCTCTAATTGGATGTTGTTGAGTGAGACGACAATCTGCCCCTGATCTGGTTTGGTCACATGTAGGTGACTCTGATTATGTAATTGTGGCACCACATACCATATGGATGCATTCCCAGGTGTGGTCTCAGGGTCAATCTTGGTTAACCCATATGGTACTGAGCGCCGATCTTCTGCGGTGCCCTGGGCTATCATCGTGGTGTTGGGTGTCTCCAGGCTGGTGATTGTCTGGGCAGATAACCCCATAATAAATTCTGTGTCACTCAGGTTGACGAGGCGTATGATGGGTGCGCCGACCGATGTATCTCTTGCTTCGTCGCGGATGACTACCAGATAAAGATCGCCTGACCCGCCGCGATAGCTGTAAGCACTGTATAGCCCGCCTTCTTCGAAGGTAAAGGTGTTACGCACCATCGCCTGACCCGTTTCTGCATTATGGGCCGTTAGCATATGTTCACCGGGCTCAAGCGAGATGGGGTTTGATGCATTGGCATAATTAATTTCATCAATGATCGGTTCGCCATCAATTTGAAATGTCATATTCGTGTTCTGGGCAGCATTGACGATGCGCAGCTTTGCTGCAACTACAGGTTCTTCCGTAGGTTGTCCAGGTTCTTCTCCTGCGGGTGCTTCCTGGGTCCCAACTTCTGTGATGTAAACAAGCGGCAAGGCCATCTGCGAGAAAATATACAGATAGGTATGCCCCTCTTCTAGTTCAAAATCATTGGCTGTCTCGAGGTCGCTGCCCTCTGTCAGGTTCCCATACTCGGACCAGTAGAAGTTATAGCTACTGGCAGGCAGGGTGATGGGTTCGGTTGCTTGCCCATAAAAGAGCGAATATGTTGTCTCAGGATCATTAACTTCTACGCGTGAGTAAGCCGGTACGCCGTGCATAAAGACGATACGTGAATAGTCTGGCCTTGTTGGCGAGAGGTCCTCAACAATAGGATTGAGCCGCAGCGTTTCGTCATCGCCTGTTAAAACGAGCTTGATATGTTGATCTGGCCCAATTGTGACATTCGCTGTGATGGTTGGCTGCGTGGTCGTCACGTCTGAGTCGGCTGGATAGACGGCTGCTGTATATTCGCCTGATTCGCGCATGACAGTTTCCGCGGCGATTGCTGCGCCCAGTTCCTTACCAATTAACTCACCATCGAGATAAATGTCGTAATAGGCCGGATCGGTGAGGCTGATAGCTTTCACGGAGCCTACGCCTTGCAGCAGTTTGGTGATCGTCATGATCATGGGTACTTCGGGCGTGTCCGGGTTTGGCAGCAAGAAGATCGTATTTAACTCACGGGGCTGGAATTGCTCCTGGAAGTTAAAAGCTGTGTTGGCTCCTTCTGTAATGCCGATTGTTGTTGAGCCAGCAGGTAATGTAAATGCGGGTGAGAAAGCCGTAAAGGGTAGGGCAGGTGTAACGGCCTCATTATTTGTCTGGACGACAACTGGGAACTCCGTATTGAGACCGTTGAAAACGCTTAACCGGGTAGCATCACCTGCAATGGGGTCCGTATCTTCTTCCATCAGGGCGAAACGAGGTGCTTCTCGTGTGCCTGTCAGGACCATAATGGTTGATTGGTCTGCCAGAACGCTGACAGCTTGTGCTGCAACGGGCGTGCTTGCTTCATCATTGAGGACTGCTTCAATAGTATATTCGCCCGCTGGCAGGGTCGTTGGCTGTGTAAACCGACTGTAGGCAAGCCCAATTGTGAGCTCTTGCTGCGCTGTACGCAAAGAAACGTCGCCAAGCTCAGGTATCGCATGGACGAACTGCAAGCTCCCTGTTGGCTCTTCAGCTTCCGTTGTTGGTTGGGCGATAGCGGCACTCTGTGTTGGTAGTGAGCGGATGCTCGGCCCGATAGGCGTCGAAGTCGCAGGAATAAGTGTTGCCGTTGCCGTCGCTGGTGCAGGTGTCGACGTCGGAACGAGGGTTGGGAGTGCTTCTTCGGGGGCGCACGCCGCCAATATGGCTGTAATGAGTACGATCAACATTATTCTGATGGTCAATCGTGGCATAACGGTGGCCTCCGCCGTTGGATGAATCCTTCACTATTTTACACCGTCTTTGGATTGACTATATCCGATGCGGACTTCATTTTGTAAAGGGGGCGATACAAATGCGATTGGCTATTGGTACTAAAAACGGCCTATTCCCATGAATAGGCCGTTTTATACAGACTAAAACGTGTAGATGGTTGAAGCCGCTAGCCTGCGTTTTCTGGCGTCGCTTCGGCAGTGGCTTCAGGTGTCGTTTCCGGTGTGGCTTCTACGGCTACCGGGATTTCTTCAACTTCGACGAACTGCCCATTGTAGGACAGGACGACAAAATCAGAAGCGACCCAACCTGTCTGGCCTTCGAATGTTGTCTCTAACCAGAGGCCATCAGCCGTACGAGAACTGATGATGAGCCGCGTCCCGGTCGGGATCAGGTTCAGAGATTCCGAGGAGGCATCTGGCGTCAGGCGGAACTGCAGGTTGGCATCGGCGTTCAGGTTCACTTCAGCGATGTAAGCATCGCGTGTGGGGTCTGGTGTCGGTGCAGCGGCCTGCTGCGCACCACCACGAATGGCACCGCGCGTACTCGGATCAACCAGTGTGATCAGGTTGCGCTGTTCCATTTCTTCAAGCTCAATCCGGCGACCATTGTATTCGTAACGCAGGTAAAGCGAACTGGCCCAACCGGTGACTGTACCGCCACCTGCAGGCGCATAGCTGACGAATACCCATTCCGGCTCGGTCATTTCCGTGCCTTCTGCGGTCGGGACGGGTGTCATATCGTCCGTTACAACCGGGCCGATGAAACCAATGAATTCCATAGCTGTACCGTTGGGCAAGCGTTCCAGGACTTCACCTGTGGTTTCAGGCGTGCGGCGGATGTTGAGGCTGACCCCAGGATTCAGGTTGATGATAATCGCTGAAACACGATCTTCTGGTACTGGTGGCGGCGTGATGGACGTGGAACGTGCTTCGCCGGGGATGTTTTCGCCCACAGTATCCAGGTCTGCCAGACGCTGCAAGTTGCCATCTGGATCACGGACATCCAGGTACAGCGC
The Phototrophicus methaneseepsis DNA segment above includes these coding regions:
- a CDS encoding glycosyltransferase family 4 protein; the protein is MRIGLVTGEYPPMQGGVGAFTHILAKYLAQSGHDVFIFTSDKAMQQQESLPITTCHHWGLGTVRKLNAWAGDNQLDVINLQYQTAAYDMSPWIHFLPTLMGRPIVITFHDLRFPYLFPKAGPLRPWIVRHLARTAAGCILTNEEDFQELADIPHKTMIRIGTNIVDNPIIKPVRRRKKAGAVHEDFLIAFFGFMNHTKGMDTLLEAINQIKQTTPAIKLVILGGRTGASDPTNADYADTIDALIHALSLEENVTWTGYLPNEEVAAYLTAADIVALPFRDGASFRRGSLLAAIEQECAIVTTQPAVPVPAITDEAFCLVPPDDARELAHAIAYLRDHPEEIERLQNNVATISKSFEWPTITQQTSNFLTSIVRAAHV
- a CDS encoding glycosyltransferase family 2 protein; the protein is MELSIIIVSWNVKDLLAQCLNSIEQSGILAQDAQPSAEIIIVDSGSTDGTVEMVQQSYPQVQLLAQSENIGFTRANNIGLQAAKGHYLLLLNPDTEVIDHALQEIIAYMDTNPQVGIVGPHTLNSDGTTQSTRRRFPTRMLAFFESTWLQPYTPKSMLNHYYVVDQDDTGTFDVDWVQGSAMMVRREVYEQTGGLDEGYTMYSEEMDWCHRAKDAGWRVVYLGTAQIIHHGGKSSDQAGAWKHIYFQKSKIRYFEKYHGKAFAAFLRFFLKLNYRWQIFIERLKQALGHKPDMRRDRIAAYREVLRSGL
- a CDS encoding TatD family hydrolase, with product MIDTHCHLNFESYDTDRDEILARAQEAGVDRIIIPSIETTTCQDVLNLAHAHEGIYAAVGVHPNDTANFNEATLQAVDDFSHQAKVVAIGEIGLDYHWDDSPKDRQHAALEAQLTLAAQRELPVIIHNRESSEDIMDVLEAWIPMLPASLQARPGVLHSFSAPPEIADRALEAGFYLGFTGPITFKKADELRSIAARVPLDRILVETDGPFLTPHPYRGKRNEPSYIPYMVERLASLHRITTEEMASITTENAERLFNLPST
- the gmd gene encoding GDP-mannose 4,6-dehydratase, translating into MTKKALITGITGQDGSYLAEFLLEKGYDVYGMVRRTSTVYYERIQHIQDDLNLIQGDLSDQTSLNSAIRAIQPDEVYNLGAQSFVPTSWNQPVFTGEITALGVTRILDAIHTVKPDTRFYQASSSEMFGKVREVPQSEETPFYPRSPYGVAKVYGHWITVNYRESYDLFACSGILFNHESPRRGLEFVTRKVSFNVAKIKLGLSNELRVGNLDAQRDWGFAGDYVQAMWMMLQQDEPDDYVVATGKTHSVQRLLEVAFSTVDLDWQDYTVQDERFMRPAEVDLLVGDPAKAYTKLGWEPEVSFEALIQMMVEADIARLQKDPQHRGFTVKA
- a CDS encoding GDP-mannose 4,6-dehydratase, with the translated sequence MRVLITGATGFVGQHLSTYLKQVDPDVVLHGTSYNVSDIPPADGIQYHQVDLRQADVVQELINTVQPDEIYHLAAMASSAASFKEPWPTLEANIHIQLNLLEACRTLPASPRIVVSSSATIYGPTTPEEQPLDEAADFRPTNTYSLSKITQDMMGLQYFLMYQMPIIRARAFNHLGPGQGETFVAPDFALQIARIEANQQAPIMKVGNLSAARDFTDVRDVAKAYVALMKKGQAGTAYNIASNNAYSIQHLLDTLLSFSDTAIEVVTDPDKLRPVDIPEVRGDYSRLQQDTGWQPDITFEQSLRDLLDDCRQRVRALS
- a CDS encoding DUF4397 domain-containing protein → MPRLTIRIMLIVLITAILAACAPEEALPTLVPTSTPAPATATATLIPATSTPIGPSIRSLPTQSAAIAQPTTEAEEPTGSLQFVHAIPELGDVSLRTAQQELTIGLAYSRFTQPTTLPAGEYTIEAVLNDEASTPVAAQAVSVLADQSTIMVLTGTREAPRFALMEEDTDPIAGDATRLSVFNGLNTEFPVVVQTNNEAVTPALPFTAFSPAFTLPAGSTTIGITEGANTAFNFQEQFQPRELNTIFLLPNPDTPEVPMIMTITKLLQGVGSVKAISLTDPAYYDIYLDGELIGKELGAAIAAETVMRESGEYTAAVYPADSDVTTTQPTITANVTIGPDQHIKLVLTGDDETLRLNPIVEDLSPTRPDYSRIVFMHGVPAYSRVEVNDPETTYSLFYGQATEPITLPASSYNFYWSEYGNLTEGSDLETANDFELEEGHTYLYIFSQMALPLVYITEVGTQEAPAGEEPGQPTEEPVVAAKLRIVNAAQNTNMTFQIDGEPIIDEINYANASNPISLEPGEHMLTAHNAETGQAMVRNTFTFEEGGLYSAYSYRGGSGDLYLVVIRDEARDTSVGAPIIRLVNLSDTEFIMGLSAQTITSLETPNTTMIAQGTAEDRRSVPYGLTKIDPETTPGNASIWYVVPQLHNQSHLHVTKPDQGQIVVSLNNIQLENNRLYEVVAINNSITSQTTMLLVPYQR